TCGGCAGGCTCCAGCGACGGTAGCGGGTTGAGGCGAAGACGGCTTCCACGCCGAGACCCTGCAACAGCCCCAGCCACAGGACAATGGCCCCGAACGGCGTGAGTGGGATCTCCAGCGAGGATGCCAGCATCTCGCCGAGCAGCGCAGCGCCCGGCCGCCGCACGATGTACCCGACGATCACGGCCGCCACGACGTAGAAGCCATCCAGGACGAATCCGAGCTCTGGGAGGATGGATCGGCCGGCCGACCACACGTATCCCCATCCGAGCGACCAGACCACGCCTAGCGGCACCGCGATGGCTGCCGCCACGATGAAGTCGCGTGTCTTCCAACTGCCCTGATCGACCGATGTCGGCTCTGCCACTCGCGCATCTGCCACGCTGCCACCCTCCCCGGTTCCAGGCTCCGCTGGAACGTCCGCGCCGCGGCGCGCCCGGCTGAACGGGATCGCGGGGGGGCGTGGGCGGCGGCGACGCGCGGGAGGGCGCGTCGAATGTGGCGAGCCGCGCGGGAGAACAGCCCCCCACGCACACCGGGTGGGCCGTCGTCCCGCCGTGGCGGCTGTTGCTTGCGGCTGACCGTCTCTGCATGACGCAGAACGACCACCGCGAAGCCAAAGGCCCGACCACGGTGGTCGCCATCCTTCGGTCGCATTCCCTACGCTCGTCTTCCGCTCCGAAGCGTCTGGCGCTTCGCACGGCTTCCCGAGATCAGGTTCGAGGGGTTGGTGGGCCTGACCCCGCCTCTCAGCTGCTCGCTCCCCCAGCGTACCGGTCGCGTCTTCAGTTGTACTGGTGACTATAGCAGCCGATCCGCGCGAGTGCGAGCGCTGCCGCTATGCCGCAGGGCGATTGCACGTTGGGCGCGTCGTGCAGCGTGGTCGGGGCTTGAAAGCCCCGCCTACCATCCTGCAGTCGCTTCGCGACGCTCCAGTCCCACCGGACGACGGCTGTTCTCGTCCTTCGTCGCGTAGCGACGGAATGAGTATAGGCGGGGGTTTCAACCCCCGACTGCGCGTTTCACGACGTTCTGGGAACACCAACGAACATGCAATCACCTTGCCGCGATGCCGGGCGGCGCTTCATGAATCCCAGGCCCACCAGCGTCATCGCCATGACGCCGTCCTGGTTCTCCGCCTCGACCTTGAAGCGGATCAGCCCGCGATCTGGCTT
This genomic stretch from Chloroflexota bacterium harbors:
- a CDS encoding ECF transporter S component is translated as MADARVAEPTSVDQGSWKTRDFIVAAAIAVPLGVVWSLGWGYVWSAGRSILPELGFVLDGFYVVAAVIVGYIVRRPGAALLGEMLASSLEIPLTPFGAIVLWLGLLQGLGVEAVFASTRYRRWSLPILLLAGAAGAIVPYFGYTYFTSSVASLGIEIQALRLVLKLIGGAIFAGLIGKLIADALARTGVLNNFPIARDRVREV